The genomic stretch TCGGCGCCGCCGTCGGCGCCCGGCTGGCGCTGCTGCGGCCCGACCGGCTGGCCGCCCTCGCGCTGGTCTCGGCGGCGGCCCGCTTCGGCACCGCGGACACCTGGCGCCAGCGCGGCGTCGTGGTCCGGGCCAACGGCCTGGAGCGCACCGCGGCCCTCACCCCGGAGCGCTGGTTCACCGGCCCCTTCGTGGCCACCCAGCCGGCCATCACCGAGTGGGCGGTGCAGATGGTCAGGACCACCGACACCGCCTGCTACATCGCCGCCTGCGAGGCGATGGCCTCCTTCGACATCCGCGAGCAGCTCGCCTCGATCACCGTCCCCACCCTGGTGGTGGCCGGCGTCGACGACACCGAGACGCCGCCGGCGGTCGCCCGTGTGCTGGTGGCCGGAATCCGCGACGCCCGGCTGGCCGTGGTGCCCGGCACCGGCCACCTCGCGCCCGTCGAGGAGCCCGCCGCCGTCGGCGACCTGCTGGCCCGGCACTTCGAGAGCGCCTGGGCCGAACGGACTCCGCAGGGTGCCCCGTTCGCCCCGGCACCGCCACCCGTGACGCCCCGCCCCGCCTCCGCCGCACCGTCCGGCGGCCCCGACGTGTACGCCGAGGGGATGCGGCTGCGCCGGGAGATGCTGGGCGAGGCCGAGACCGAGTCGGCGCTGGCCCGGATCGGCGACTTCGGTGCCGGATTCGACGCCTACGCCACCCGCTGGGCCTGGGGCGAGACCTGGACCCGGCCCGGCCTGGACCGGCGCGCCCGAACCTTCGTGGCGCTGTCGGCGCTGACCGTGCTCGGACAGCTCGGCGAACTCGCCGACCACACCCGGGCGGCGCTGCGCAACGGGCTGACCCCGGCGGAGATAGAGGAGACGCTGCTGCACACCGCGGTCTACTGCGGCCTTCCGGCGGCCCGCGCCGCGGTGGACGCCGCGCGCGCCGTCATCGAGCAGGAGACCGGCGGCAGTCCGCTGTAGCGACGGTGGTGGTCCGCTGTGTGGCCGCCTGGCGGCGGTCCGCTGCCGCCGCCGCGGAGCCGCGCGGGCGCCCTCCGGCAGCCCGGAACGCCGCTCCGCCTGCCCGCGCTCCGCAGGGGTCGGCGGCCGGCCGGCGCGGCCGGCCGCCGACCTCATCCCAGGACGCGGTTGACGAGGGTGTCGCGCTCCGTCTGGGGGATGGCCGTCCAGCGCATACCGCGCAGGGCGCCCTCCAGGGCCAGCAGGGTGTGGGTGCGGGCGTCGTCGGGCAGCTCCGGGCTGATCTTCTCGAACGCCCGGCCCGAGCCAAGGCGGCGCAGTTCGCCCGCGTCGCCGACGCCCGCGCGGCGCAGCCGGTCGGCCAGCACCGCCCCGATGTTCGGCAGTTGTTGAAGGGAGTCCACGTCGTGCCTCCGTACAAGCCGGTGGTGAAGGTGGTCTGAGGGTGCGTCACGGGGACGCTGCGCTGGGAACCCCGTGGGTGTCCGCAAGGTCCTGGCCGGGGTGTTTCTCCCGACAGGCCCCAGCCATCATGCACACAGCCCCCGCCCGGCCCGGCCGTTCGGGGGCTGACACGCCCGTGGCCGTCCCCCGCTGTGGTGACGCGCCCACCGCCTCCCGGGCGCACGGCACCCGGTTCACACCTCCAGATCCACCACCACGGGCGCGTGGTCCGAGGCACCCTTGCCCTTGCGCTCCTCGCGGTCCACGTAGGAGTCGGACACGGCCTTCGCGAAGGGTTCGTTGCCGTACACGAGGTCGATCCGCATCCCGCGGTTCTTGGGGAAGGCCAGCTGGCGGTAGTCCCAGTACGTGAACGGGTGGTCGTACTTCAGCGGGCGCGGCACCACGTCGCCGAGGCCCACGCCGCGCAGCCCGGCCAGGGCCTCCCGCTCCTGCGGGGTGACGTGGGTGGCGCCCTCGAAGACCGCCGGGTCCCACACGTCGGCGTCGGTGGGGGCGATGTTGTAGTCCCCGAGGACGGCGAACGGGCGCTCGCCCGCCGCGTCCCCGGCCACGGCCGCGCGCAGCGCCTCCAGCCACTCCAGCTTGTACGCGTAGTGCGGGTGGCCCACCTCCCGGCCGTTCGGCACGTACACCGACCAGACGCGGACCGGGCCGCAGGTGGCGGCGACGGCGCGGGGTTCCTCGACGCCCTCGTAGGCCGGCCCGTCGGGCAGGCCGTGGACCACGTCGGCCAGGCCGACCCTGGAGATCACCGCCACGCCGTTCCACCGGCCGGTGGCCTGCACCGCCGCCTCGTACCCCAGTTCGCGCAGCTCGTCGTGCGGGAACTGCTCCGCCGTGCACTTCGTCTCCTGGACGCACAGCACGTCCGGGGCGCCGCTCTCCAGCCAGGCCAGCAGCCGGGGCAGCCGCGCGGTGATCGAGTTGATGTTCCAGGTCGCGATACGCATGCCCTCAACCTAGCCGCCCGGTCGGACAACCCGGTGGGACGACCCGATCGGACGACCCGGGTCAGATCGGGGCGGTCGGACCACGGCCGGTCGGACGGTGGTCCGACGGTGGTCGGACCGTGGCCGAAGCGGCGGTTCCGAAGGCGGTCGTACGTGCCCCGGGCGTCGGTCAGACGGCGAGGCTCTCGCCGAGCCCCAGCCGCAGGTGCTCGGTGCCGGACCGGTCGCCGAGCAGGCCGCCGATCATGCCGTCGTAGGCCGGGCGGGCGAGGTCGGTCAGCAGCGCGTCGTGCACGTCCAGCGCGCGGTCCGGCTGGACCTCGCGGATGTAGTCGACGACCTCGGAGAGCTTGCTCCAGGGCGCCTGGACCGGCAGCAGCAGCGTGTCGATCGGCCGCCCGGGAACCGTCAGCGCGTCGCCGGGGTGGAAGACCGAGCCGTTGACGAGGAACCCGATGTTGGTGATCCGCGGGAAGTCGGGGTGGATCACCGCGTGCAGCTCGCCGTGCACCTGGACGTCGAAGCCGGCCGCGGTGAACGTGTCCCCGTGGCCCACGGTGTGC from Actinacidiphila yeochonensis CN732 encodes the following:
- a CDS encoding exodeoxyribonuclease III, whose product is MRIATWNINSITARLPRLLAWLESGAPDVLCVQETKCTAEQFPHDELRELGYEAAVQATGRWNGVAVISRVGLADVVHGLPDGPAYEGVEEPRAVAATCGPVRVWSVYVPNGREVGHPHYAYKLEWLEALRAAVAGDAAGERPFAVLGDYNIAPTDADVWDPAVFEGATHVTPQEREALAGLRGVGLGDVVPRPLKYDHPFTYWDYRQLAFPKNRGMRIDLVYGNEPFAKAVSDSYVDREERKGKGASDHAPVVVDLEV
- a CDS encoding TfoX/Sxy family DNA transformation protein, whose protein sequence is MDSLQQLPNIGAVLADRLRRAGVGDAGELRRLGSGRAFEKISPELPDDARTHTLLALEGALRGMRWTAIPQTERDTLVNRVLG
- the pcaDC gene encoding bifunctional 3-oxoadipate enol-lactonase/4-carboxymuconolactone decarboxylase PcaDC, with translation MSDVTDQTADRLGGHPSVPAHRRTAGQDGDAYEAPAVPTAPPAVPGGGAGHPQGFEGYPGGKGYYKGEEEDDEGYDGYDAYTAAFGAAGPPASGGAHEDREPSAAPEPRDLPDQADRRGTAGADGPSALPAASPVEDSEERDDHEPPLQYRFDGPEDGPVLVLGPALGATWHMWDRQMPVLSATWRVMRYELPGHGGAPAEPASTVDNLARRLLAVLDDEGIDTFGYAGCELGAAVGARLALLRPDRLAALALVSAAARFGTADTWRQRGVVVRANGLERTAALTPERWFTGPFVATQPAITEWAVQMVRTTDTACYIAACEAMASFDIREQLASITVPTLVVAGVDDTETPPAVARVLVAGIRDARLAVVPGTGHLAPVEEPAAVGDLLARHFESAWAERTPQGAPFAPAPPPVTPRPASAAPSGGPDVYAEGMRLRREMLGEAETESALARIGDFGAGFDAYATRWAWGETWTRPGLDRRARTFVALSALTVLGQLGELADHTRAALRNGLTPAEIEETLLHTAVYCGLPAARAAVDAARAVIEQETGGSPL
- a CDS encoding MBL fold metallo-hydrolase — translated: MELIKKGHACVRLEQDGRVLVIDPGAFGEADAAVGADVVLITHEHADHFDEGRLRAGMEANPAAELWTLASVADQVSAAFPGRVHTVGHGDTFTAAGFDVQVHGELHAVIHPDFPRITNIGFLVNGSVFHPGDALTVPGRPIDTLLLPVQAPWSKLSEVVDYIREVQPDRALDVHDALLTDLARPAYDGMIGGLLGDRSGTEHLRLGLGESLAV